Proteins from one Sarcophilus harrisii chromosome 2, mSarHar1.11, whole genome shotgun sequence genomic window:
- the POLB gene encoding DNA polymerase beta: MSKRKAPQETLNAGITDFLTELANYERNVNRAIHKYSAYRKAASVIAKYPSQIKSGAEAKKLDGVGAKIAEKIDEFLATGKLRKLEKIRQDDKSSSINFLTRVSGIGPSAARKLVDEGIKTLEDLRKNESKLNHHQRIGLRYFEDFEKRIPREEMLQMQDIVLNEIKKVDSKYIATVCGSFRRGAESSGDMDILLTHPSFTSESAKQPKLLHQVVEQLQKVHFITDTLSKGDTKFMGVCQLSSEDEEVAYPYRRIDIRLIPKDQYYCGVLYFTGSDIFNKNMRAHALEKGFTINEYTIRPLGVTGVAGEPLPVDSEKDIFDYIQWKYREPKDRSE, translated from the exons ATGAGCAAACGGAAGGCGCCGCAAGAGACTCTCAACGCGGGCATCACCGACTTCTTGACGG AGCTTGCAAATTATGAGAGGAATGTGAATCGGGCAATCCATAAGTACAGTGCTTACAG aaaagcagcCTCTGTGATAGCCAAGTATCCAAGCCAAATAAAGAGTGGAGCAGAAGCAAAGAAACTG GATGGAGTAGGAGCAAAAATTGCTGAAAAGATTGATGAATTTTTAGCTACTGGAAAATTACGTAAACTGGAAAAG attaGGCAGGATGATAAAAGTTCTTCCATCAATTTCCTGACACGAGTTAGTGGTATTGg aCCATCAGCTGCAAGGAAGCTTGTAGATGAAGGGATTAAAACATTGGAAG ATCTTaggaaaaatgaaagcaaattgaaCCATCATCAGCGAATTGGGCTGAG ATATTTTGAAGACTTTGAGAAGAGAATTCCCAGAGAAGAGATGTTACAAATGCAA GATATTGTTTTGAATGAAATTAAGAAAGTTGATTCAAAATATATTGCTACAGTCTGTGGAAGTTTCCGACGTG GTGCAGAGTCAAGTGGAGATATGGATATTCTCCTCACCCATCCTAGTTTCACTTCTGAATCAGCTAAACAG CCTAAGCTGTTGCACCAAGTTGTGGAACAACTGCAGAAAGTCCACTTCATCACAGATACTTTGTCCAAGGGAGACACAAAGTTTATG GGTGTTTGTCAGCTGTCAAGTGAAGATGAAGAAGTTGCATATCCATATAGAAGAATTGATATCAG ATTGATTCCCAAGGACCAATATTACTGTGGTGTTCTTTACTTCACTGGCAGTGATATTTTCAATAAGAATATGAGGGCCCATGCCCTAGAAAAGGGTTTCACAATCAATGAGTATACAATCCGGCCCTTGGGAGTCACTG gagtTGCTGGAGAGCCGCTCCCAGTGGACAgtgaaaaagatatatttgacTATATTCAGTGGAAATACCGAGAACCTAAGGACAGAAGCGAGTGA